GTCCGGGCCGTCCGGCAGATCTCGAGGGCCTCGCGGATGTTGTTGAGCTTGCCCAGGCTCACCTGTTCGGGCCGCAGGGTGCCGGCGTCCTTGCGCCTGCCCAGGTGCAGGGCGAGCAGCAGGCCCTTGGTGTACTCCACCGCCATGTCGGCCAGCTTCTGCTGGGTCAGCTGGAAGGCGGCGATCGGGCGGCCGAACTGCACGCGCTCCATGGAGTAGCGGCGCGCGGTGTCCAGCGAGGACCGGGCGGCGCCGAGCGCGCCCCAGGCGATGCCGTAGCGGGCCTCGTTGAGGCAGGACAGCGGCCCCTTGAGGCCACGCACCTCGGGCAGCACGGCGTCGGCGGGAAGCCGCACCCCGTCGAGCACCAGCTCGCTGGTGACCGACGCCCGCAACGACAGCTTGTGCTTGATGAGTGGGGCGGAGAAGCCGGGGGTGTCGGTGGGGACCACGAAGCCGCGGATACCGCCGTGCTCCTCCCCCGCCTGCGCCCACACCACGGCGACGTCGGCGACGGAGCCGTTGGTGATCCACATCTTCCGACCGTCGAGCACCCAGTCGTCGCCGTCGCGGCGGGCCCGGGAGCGCATCGAGCCGGGGTCTGAGCCGTGGTCGGGCTCGGTGAGGCCGAAACAGCCGATCGCCTCGCCGGTGGCCATCCGGGGCAGCCACTCCTGCTTCTGCTCCTCACTGCCCCAGCGCCAGATGGCGTACATCGCGAGTGAGCCCTGCACGGAGACGAGCGAGCGCACACCCGAGTCGGAGGCCTCGAGCTCGAGGCACGCCAGCCCGTACTCGGTGGCGCTCATCCCCGCGCAGCCGTATCCGGTCAGGTGCATCCCGAGCAGGCCGAGGGATCCGAACTCCCTTGCCAGGCCACGGATGTCGTCGACCTCGCCGCGCTCGAACCAGTCGGCGACGTAGGGGTCGACGCGCTCGGCACACAGCCGGCGCACCGAGTCCCGGACCGCCAGCTCGTCGTCGGAGAGCAGGTCGTCGACGCCGGCGAGGTCCATGGGGTCCAGCGGCGGACGGGCCATCACCGCACCAGCTCGGCGATGCGGGCGATGGCCAGCTCGTAGCCCTGCGTGCCACACCCCACGATCACGCCGTCCACGACGGCGGAGAGGTAGGAGTGGTGCCGGAACGCCTCTCGCGCATGGACGTTGGAGATGTGGACCTCGATGACGGGCACGGCCACGGCGGCGACAGCGTCGCGCAGCGCGACCGAGGTGTGGGTCAGCGCGCCGGCGTTGACGACGATCCCCGCGGCACTCGTGCGCACCTCGTGGAGGGCGTCGACGAGGACGCCCTCGTGGTTGCTCTGCCGGAAGTCGACGGACAGCCCGGCCTCCGCCGCAGCCGCCCGGCAGCGCTTCTCGACGTCGGCGAGCGTCTCGTGGCCGTAGACCTCCGGCTCCCGCTCCCCGAGCAGGTTGAGGTTCGGGCCGTTGAGGACGACGACGGTCTGCTCCGCCACTGCTGCACCTCCAGGTCAGCCGGTATGCCGTGGGCGCGCCTGCGCCGGGCCTGCTGGGCTCACAGTAGGGCACCGGCTGCGGGCGCCCACGGCACCGGCGGGCGTCACCGCCGTCGCCGCCGCATGAGCCAGACGACCACGAGGAAGACCAGCGCGCCCACCGCCAGCTGGGGGCCGTAGGCCCTCAGCAGCGCCGGGCCGACGGTGCCGCCGAGGCTGATGGCGTCCTCGCCGGTCACGGGCCCGCCCGTCCGTGGCACCCCCGCCGGCCCCGGTGCCGGCGACACCGGCACCGGCGCCGTCGGCTGGGACGCCTGCGGCTGCTCCTCCGGCGCGGCCACAGCCTCGACCGCCGGGGCGAGCCGGCCCTCGATGCAGTCGATGAACTGCTGCAGGAGCTTGTCGGAGACGTCCTGCATGACGCCGCGGCCGAACTGTGCCGGCTTGCCGGTGACGCTCAGGTCGGTCCTCACGTCGGCCCTCGTGGCGGTCTCGCCGTAGGGGACGAGCGAGATGGTGACGGTGGCACCGGCCGTGCCGTTGCCGCGCTTGTCCTTGCCCTTGGCCTCGATCACGGCACGGCGTGCGACGTCGTCACGCTCGACGAAGGAGCCGGACCCGGCATACAGCATGGCGATCGGGCCGAGCTTGACCTTGACGGTGCCCGAGAAGCCCGCGTCGGTCACCTCGGTCACCGTCGCACCGGGGAAGCAGCTGCCGACCACCTCGAGGTCCATGAAGGTCTGCCACGCGTCGTCGACCGAGCCGGGCACCGTGAAGCTGTGGGTCAGCTCCACGGGGTCACGCCCCTGCCGCCGCGAGCACCGCCCGGCGGGTCAGCACCGTCGCGAGGTGCCGCCGGTAGTCGGCGCTGCCGTTGAGGTCCGAGGGCGGGTCGGTGCCCTCGGCGGCCGCGGCGCAGGCCTCGCGGACGGCGTCCTCGGTGGCCGGCTTCCCGACCAGGGCCTGCTCGACCGCGGTGGCGCGCAGCGGGGTGGACCCCATGTTGGTGAGCCCGACCTTGGCCTGCGCGATGGCGCCGCCCTCCACCCGCACCGTCGCGCCCACCGCCACGATGGACCACTGGTGGGCGACGCGGACGAACTTCTCGTAGTGGGCACCCCAGCCGGTGTGCTTGGGCACCCTGATCCGCGCGAGCAGCTCACCCTCGCCGACGGCCGTCTCGAAGAGGTCGCGGAAGAAGTCACCGGCCGCCACCGTGCGTTCGCCATCGGGGCCGGCGATGACGAACTCGGTGTCGAGGGCGAGCGCCGGCGCGCCGACGTCCCCCGCCGGGTCCGCGTGGACGAGCGCGCCGCCCACCGTGCCGCGGTGGCGGATCTGCGGGTCGGCGACCTCCTTGATGGCCCTCGCGAGCAGCGACGCGTGCTCGCGGACGGCGTCACTGGCGAGCACATCGGCATACGTGGTCATGGCGCCGATGACCAGGTGGTCGCCCTCGTCGGCGATCCCTCTCAGCTCGTCGATGCGGCCGAGGTCGATGACGGTCTGCGGCGCGTTGAGACGCATCCGCAGGATGGGCAGCAGGCTCTGGCCGCCGGCGAGGACCTTGCCGTCGTCGCCTGCCTCCGCGATCGCGCGCAGCGCCTCCTGCATCGTGGTGGGTGCGGTGTAGTCGAATGCGGCGGGGATCACTGGCCCGCTCCCTTCTGCTCGGTCTGGGGCAGGTCCTGGTTGGGGGCGCCCTCGTCGAAGTGCGGCTGGGGCCCGCCTGCGACGCCGGTGCCGCCCGCCGAGGCGCCCGCCGCCTGGATCGCCTTCCACACACGCTCCGGCGTGCACGGCATACGGACGTCGTTGACCCCCATCGGTCGCAGCGCGTCGACGATCGCGTTGACCACGGCCGGTGTGGAGGCGATGCAGCCCGCCTCCCCCACGCCCTTGGCCCCGAGGTCGTTCGTGCTGGACGGCGAGGTGGTGTTGTCGGTGACGAAGCTGATGGTGTCGGCCGAGGTCGGCAGGGTGTAGTCGACGAACGAGCCCGACACGAGGGTGCCCTGCTCGTCGTAGACCGCCTCCTCCCACAGCGCCTGCGCGATGCCCTGGACCAGGCCGCCGTGCACCTGCCCCTCGACGATCAGGGGGTTCATGATGTTGCCCACGTCGTCCACGCTGACGTAGCGGCGCATCGTCACCTGGCCGGTCTCGGTGTCCACCTCCGTCGCGCAGAGGTGGGTGCCGTGCGGGAACGAGAAGTCCACGGGGTCGTAGGTGGCGTCGGCGTCGATCGTGGGCTCCACGCCCTCCGGGAGGTCGTGGCAGGTGAAGGCCTCCCACACGACCTCGGCCATCGTCTTCCCCTTGTCGGTGCCCCTCACGGCGAAGGTCCCGTTCGCGAACTCGATGTCCTCGACCGCCGCCTCGAGCAGGTGGGCGGCCACGGGCTTGGCCTTCTCGATGACCTTGTCGGCCGCCAGGACCAGGGCTTGACCCCCGACGACGAGCGACCGGGAGCCGTAGGTGTCGAGCCCCCGGTTGGCGACCTGGGTGTCGCCGTGCAGCACCTCGATGTCGTCGAAGGGGACCCCGAGGCGGTCGGCGACGATCTGGCTCCAGACCGTCTCGTGGCCCTGCCCGTGCGGGGAGGTGCCTGTGACGACCTCGACCTTGCCGGTCGGCAGCATCCGGATGGAGGCGTGCTCCCAGCCTCCGGCCGCGTAGCGCAGAGCGCCGAGGACCCGCGAGGGCGCGAGGCCGCACATCTCGGTGAACGTGCTGGTGCCGATGCCGAGCTGGACCGGGTCGTTGCGGTCACGGCGCTCCTGCTGCTCACGCCGCAGGGCGTCGTAGTCGAACAGCTCCTTGGCGCGCGCGGTCGCAGCCTCGTAGTTCCCGGAGTCGTAGGTCATGCCGGCCACCGTCGTGAACGGGAACTCCTCGTGCCTGATCCAGTTCATCTCGCGGATCTCGAGGGGGTCGACGC
This Knoellia sp. p5-6-4 DNA region includes the following protein-coding sequences:
- a CDS encoding acyl-CoA dehydrogenase family protein, with translation MARPPLDPMDLAGVDDLLSDDELAVRDSVRRLCAERVDPYVADWFERGEVDDIRGLAREFGSLGLLGMHLTGYGCAGMSATEYGLACLELEASDSGVRSLVSVQGSLAMYAIWRWGSEEQKQEWLPRMATGEAIGCFGLTEPDHGSDPGSMRSRARRDGDDWVLDGRKMWITNGSVADVAVVWAQAGEEHGGIRGFVVPTDTPGFSAPLIKHKLSLRASVTSELVLDGVRLPADAVLPEVRGLKGPLSCLNEARYGIAWGALGAARSSLDTARRYSMERVQFGRPIAAFQLTQQKLADMAVEYTKGLLLALHLGRRKDAGTLRPEQVSLGKLNNIREALEICRTARTILGANGISLEYPVIRHMNNLESVLTYEGTVEMHTLVIGQALTGESAFR
- the aroQ gene encoding type II 3-dehydroquinate dehydratase: MAEQTVVVLNGPNLNLLGEREPEVYGHETLADVEKRCRAAAAEAGLSVDFRQSNHEGVLVDALHEVRTSAAGIVVNAGALTHTSVALRDAVAAVAVPVIEVHISNVHAREAFRHHSYLSAVVDGVIVGCGTQGYELAIARIAELVR
- a CDS encoding SRPBCC family protein yields the protein MELTHSFTVPGSVDDAWQTFMDLEVVGSCFPGATVTEVTDAGFSGTVKVKLGPIAMLYAGSGSFVERDDVARRAVIEAKGKDKRGNGTAGATVTISLVPYGETATRADVRTDLSVTGKPAQFGRGVMQDVSDKLLQQFIDCIEGRLAPAVEAVAAPEEQPQASQPTAPVPVSPAPGPAGVPRTGGPVTGEDAISLGGTVGPALLRAYGPQLAVGALVFLVVVWLMRRRRR
- a CDS encoding xanthine dehydrogenase family protein subunit M, whose product is MIPAAFDYTAPTTMQEALRAIAEAGDDGKVLAGGQSLLPILRMRLNAPQTVIDLGRIDELRGIADEGDHLVIGAMTTYADVLASDAVREHASLLARAIKEVADPQIRHRGTVGGALVHADPAGDVGAPALALDTEFVIAGPDGERTVAAGDFFRDLFETAVGEGELLARIRVPKHTGWGAHYEKFVRVAHQWSIVAVGATVRVEGGAIAQAKVGLTNMGSTPLRATAVEQALVGKPATEDAVREACAAAAEGTDPPSDLNGSADYRRHLATVLTRRAVLAAAGA
- a CDS encoding molybdopterin cofactor-binding domain-containing protein, with the translated sequence MDRVAFAGEIVAVVVARSAALARDAAELVDVDYEELPAVLDLKRAVRDETLAHPDLGTNTSAVWTYDSAEAGTGGRVDDAIAAARSDGIVIEREYRQQRLIPAFMEPRSVVCDPTGEQLTIWSATQVPHFVRIFTALVLGIPESKIRVIAPDVGGGFGGKLQHTPEEVVTVLAARHTGKPCKYTETRSESLVSAHHGRDQWQKLTLAATREGKVTGLKVELLADMGAYLGLVTSGIPILGAFMFNAIYKFPAYHFTCTNLFTNKTWTDAYRGAGRPEATFAIERLMDELAAEVGVDPLEIREMNWIRHEEFPFTTVAGMTYDSGNYEAATARAKELFDYDALRREQQERRDRNDPVQLGIGTSTFTEMCGLAPSRVLGALRYAAGGWEHASIRMLPTGKVEVVTGTSPHGQGHETVWSQIVADRLGVPFDDIEVLHGDTQVANRGLDTYGSRSLVVGGQALVLAADKVIEKAKPVAAHLLEAAVEDIEFANGTFAVRGTDKGKTMAEVVWEAFTCHDLPEGVEPTIDADATYDPVDFSFPHGTHLCATEVDTETGQVTMRRYVSVDDVGNIMNPLIVEGQVHGGLVQGIAQALWEEAVYDEQGTLVSGSFVDYTLPTSADTISFVTDNTTSPSSTNDLGAKGVGEAGCIASTPAVVNAIVDALRPMGVNDVRMPCTPERVWKAIQAAGASAGGTGVAGGPQPHFDEGAPNQDLPQTEQKGAGQ